The genomic DNA TAATCTGTTTGTTATTGTTGATGTTTCATGACCATTATCAATTGCTACAATAACATACTTATTTTCATCCCACTTTGTAACAACATCTCCCTTCCGAATTGACTTTACAATGGTACTCTCTAATTTTTGTACTAACACTCCCAATTTTTTTTCTTGCAACGTGTCTTTTAATCCTTCCCATTCTTTTACAGAAAGAATGTAAACTGTAATATTACGGGAAGCTCTTTCAGATAAAGCGGCTACTTTCCCAAAAAAATCAACAACAAAATCGTTGCTTGCCATTCCTCCTGCTTCTTCATTCATACGCTTGTTCGCTCTTTTATCGTACCAATGTCCAAAATAATAACTTAGTATCATTTGCAATATATAAATAATAAAGACGGTATAAAATGATCGTGAATCCAGTTTTGCAATTACATCCTGAAGTGCAATCCATTCTGTAACTGCCACTGTATTTCCAAGTAATAATCCACTAATTTTCCCTTTATGTTTCATACTTCTCCCCCTTTTATACCAATATATGTTTCTATATCAATAATGTTTTTCTACCAAATAAAAAATGTACATATCCAATGTACATTTCTGCTTAAGCTTGTATACCTTTTCTACTCTATTTCATATATATAATATATAACTTTTATAGAAAGGAGTAATCTATATGCTACAAAAAGAGAATCTATCAGATGCTATGCGGTTACTAGCTGGTTTTCTATTATCATTAAAATTATTATTTACCTCTTTCGGCATACACTTTATTACAAACGATCAAATTGACGCTATTGTTAATGTTGTTTCATTTTTATTTATTCTATACTTTGGCTACAAAAATAACTATGTAGGAAAAAAAGGAATGGAGCAAAAGAAAATACTCAAAAAACACAACCTTCACTAAAAAAAGGAACCTTTTGTACAGGTTCCTTTTTATTATTGACGCACAACAACTTCATTTGTTTGCAGTGGACCATATGATATCTCTTTATCTTGAAATGTATATGTAGCCTGAAAGAATGCTTGTTTAAGAGCTTTATCTTTATTAGCTTTTATTTTACAACGTAGTTCCACCTTTTCATTCGGTAACAAATCATCAATTCGCCACCTTACAAGCTGGAATAAAAACTCACTTATCCCCTTATCAACTTTTAAAGAATTAGGAATATAAGCAAAGTAATCTCGAATCATATGACTTACAACAACTCTCGAAATCATTTCTACCCCTTTATTTTCCACTTCAATTCTCATAATAAGTATGTCGTTTACATCGTAGGTCAATTCATACGAAAATTGTTCTGTATACATACTACCAATTTTTAATGTAACGGCTACTTGAGGAAATTCATTTTCCTTTTTCGATCCGTCAATCCACAATACTGGTTGTAGCGGTATTGAATACTTTCCTGTATCCGAAATTCGTCCCCATATTTTCATAATATATATTCACCTCATTTCAGATGTATCATACACACAATGAATTCCCCAAATTACTAAAGCTTACTACAAGCAATGTTTAATATTTCTCTTCCTTTTATCCTATTCGACAATATGAAGAAAAAACCATTTTTCATCTATTAACAGAAGGTGTTCTTAATGAAATTTTTTTACAATTTACTTTATGGCAATATTCAATATGGCTCACTCGTTCTCTACTCATACGAAAGAATATTTTGACGGAAGAAAAAGTTTGCCTTATAGTCAAATTTGACTATAATATTCTTTATGGCATATCAGTGCACTTATGGAAAAGAAATTAAAATCACCTATACATTTAAATTTTTTATCCACTGCACTCAAAACTTAATATAGTTTACTTATTTCTAAAGGAGGGTTATATTTGGAAACTCAACCATTAAAAAAAGACGCCAACAAGACAAAATTTGTTGTTGCTGGTTTACTGCTTGGTATATTAATGGCCGCAATGGACAATACAATCGTTGCAACCGCAATGGCAACAATTGTTGGAGACTTAGGAGGATTTGATAAGTTTGTTTGGGTCACATCAGCTTATATGGTAGCAACAATGGCAGGGATGCCTATCTTCGGGAAACTTTCTGATATGTACGGGCGGAAACGTTTTTATATTGGTGGCCTCATTCTTTTCTTATTCGGTTCTGCGCTCTGCGGAACAGCTTCAAGTATTGAGCAATTAAGTATTTATAGAGCTATTCAAGGTATCGGTGGTGGTGCCCTTATGCCTATCGCCTTCACAATTATGTACGATATCTTCCCACCAGAAAAACGTGGGAAGATGACAGGACTATTCGGTGCTGTTTTCGGGACCTCTAGTGTATTCGGTCCTTTATTAGGCGCTTATATTACAGACTATATAAGTTGGCATTGGGTCTTCTATATCAATATTCCATTAGGACTTATCTCCTTTTTCTTCATTACTAAATACTACAGTGAGTCTCTAGAATTTAGAAAACAAAAAATTGATTGGGCTGGTGCTATTACACTTGTCATAAGTATCGTTTGCTTAATGTTCGCATTAGAACTTGGTGGTAAGGAATATGCCTGGAATTCCACTGTAATTATTGGCTTATTTACAACAGTAGTTATTACGCTTATTATTTTCTTCTTTGTAGAACGAAAAGCAACCGAGCCTATTATTTCGTTCCATCTATTTAAAAAACCTTTATTCGCAGCTAGTCAAGGAGTTGCCTTTTTCTATGGTGCCGCTTTTATTATCTGTACAGTTTATATTCCAATCTTCATTCAAGGCGTTCTTGGAGGTTCCGCCTCTAATGCCGGATTAATTTTAACACCAATGATGGTTGGTTCTGTAATTGGAAGTCAAACAGGAGGACAATTAGCTTCTCGAACAAGCTATCGTAACATTATGATGGTATCTGGCGTCTTCTTCGTTCTTGGTATTTATTTATTAAGTACTTTAACAATGGATACACCTCGTTTACTCGTAACACTATTTATGATTCTCGCTGGGCTTGGTGTTGGCTTCTCATTCTCAGTATTAAGTATGTCTTCTATTCACAAATTAGAAATGCGAGACCGTGGTTCGGCAACATCAACAAACTCATTCTTCCGATCACTCGGTATGACTCTTGGTGTAACGATTTTCGGTACAATTCAAAATCATATTTTTACAGATAAACTAAACTCTGTGTTCCCCCCTGAACTAGCAAAATTAGCTCCAAAAGGTGGAGACACAAGTTTCTTATTATCGCCAGGCGCTACCGCAAAAATTCCTGCTGAAATATTAGCGGGTATTAAAGAAGCTCTCGCTACATCTATTGCGAACACATTCTTCTGGGCACTTATTCCGGCTGTACTAAGTATTATTTGTATTTTACTTATGGGAAATGAACGCCTCTTTACAGGCCCTAAAAAGAAAGAAAAACAAAAGCAAGTCAGTTAATATAAAAAAGAAGCGGCATATCCCTTTATGAAAAAGGATATGCCGTTTATAATATGTATAAAGTTAATCTTTAATCAGTGGCGGTTTTGTTCATCCCCCACTGATTATTAATTGAACCAATCGGGCTTTTACGGACAGCCCGCCCCCCACCTAACTTCTTTGGTTCCGCTGAATTTTTGGATGGGTGTCTTACTGCCCGTTAATGCCGGATAAAGTTTTTATATACAGGAGTTGAGACAGCATGAGCATGAAATTAGTCATTCTCGGCTTGCTACTCGAAGGAGATAAACATCCATATGAAGTGCAGCATATTATGAAAGAACGACAAATGGATTGTTACATTAAATATGCTAAAGGATCACTTTATTACGCCTTCGAGCAATTAGAAAAGCAAGGCGCAATTCATATTACAAATGTAATTAGAGACACAAATCGACCTGACAAAACGATTTTTCATATAACAGAAGAAGGCAAAAAACTATTCCACACTTTACTATTAAAACAATTCGAAGCAAAAAACCAAATATATAAACCTATTTATTCAGCCTTATCTTTCGCTCACTTTAGCAATGATCACGAATTAGTTCCTATTTTAGAAAAAAAGAAAAACGATACTCTTCAATATTTATATACTATGCAAACGATATATGATTGTAATAAAGGAAAAGTTCCACGTGCACAACTATATATTTTACAAAGTGTAATTGAGCATATTACAGTTGAACTACAATGGCTAAACACCCTCCTTAAAGATGCTATAGCAGGCCGGCTTTCAGAAGTTGCTATAGATGAAAATTGAGCTATGAAAGAAGACATCCCTACTTCTTTCATAGCTCAATTTCTCTTTTTATAATGTAATATTATTAGTTACTTCAGAATGTAAAAGTCAGAATAATAAGAAATAAAAACTTTGGAATTTTCTTATTTTAAAACAGTAGACAAAATTCCAAAAATTGTGTTAGAATTTGTTTCAATATCATATCGCTTGTTAAATTCCTTTCAAAAGGAAAATAGGTACACGAAAGTTTCGTTTCGTGTTTAAAAGGGAAGCTTGGTGAAACTCCAACACGGTCCCGCCACTGTAAATGCTGAGATTTCTTTTTAGTGCCACTGTGAAAACGGGAAGGTGAAAGAAATT from Bacillus cereus G9842 includes the following:
- a CDS encoding MDR family MFS transporter, which produces METQPLKKDANKTKFVVAGLLLGILMAAMDNTIVATAMATIVGDLGGFDKFVWVTSAYMVATMAGMPIFGKLSDMYGRKRFYIGGLILFLFGSALCGTASSIEQLSIYRAIQGIGGGALMPIAFTIMYDIFPPEKRGKMTGLFGAVFGTSSVFGPLLGAYITDYISWHWVFYINIPLGLISFFFITKYYSESLEFRKQKIDWAGAITLVISIVCLMFALELGGKEYAWNSTVIIGLFTTVVITLIIFFFVERKATEPIISFHLFKKPLFAASQGVAFFYGAAFIICTVYIPIFIQGVLGGSASNAGLILTPMMVGSVIGSQTGGQLASRTSYRNIMMVSGVFFVLGIYLLSTLTMDTPRLLVTLFMILAGLGVGFSFSVLSMSSIHKLEMRDRGSATSTNSFFRSLGMTLGVTIFGTIQNHIFTDKLNSVFPPELAKLAPKGGDTSFLLSPGATAKIPAEILAGIKEALATSIANTFFWALIPAVLSIICILLMGNERLFTGPKKKEKQKQVS
- a CDS encoding diguanylate cyclase domain-containing protein, which translates into the protein MKHKGKISGLLLGNTVAVTEWIALQDVIAKLDSRSFYTVFIIYILQMILSYYFGHWYDKRANKRMNEEAGGMASNDFVVDFFGKVAALSERASRNITVYILSVKEWEGLKDTLQEKKLGVLVQKLESTIVKSIRKGDVVTKWDENKYVIVAIDNGHETSTITNRLMKNIESEIEGDLLSVTLLFGAASYPVEGKTFEELLRKSQNQLYQYRNLQENE
- a CDS encoding PadR family transcriptional regulator; protein product: MSMKLVILGLLLEGDKHPYEVQHIMKERQMDCYIKYAKGSLYYAFEQLEKQGAIHITNVIRDTNRPDKTIFHITEEGKKLFHTLLLKQFEAKNQIYKPIYSALSFAHFSNDHELVPILEKKKNDTLQYLYTMQTIYDCNKGKVPRAQLYILQSVIEHITVELQWLNTLLKDAIAGRLSEVAIDEN
- a CDS encoding SPP1 phage holin family protein — protein: MLQKENLSDAMRLLAGFLLSLKLLFTSFGIHFITNDQIDAIVNVVSFLFILYFGYKNNYVGKKGMEQKKILKKHNLH